The following proteins are co-located in the Polymorphospora rubra genome:
- a CDS encoding methyltransferase family protein, whose product MTFNLQATRDVVEIITGGWRAQALYTAVKLGLPDHVEAGRTTRSELAESAGVNEEGIQRLMRLLVAMGVFEGNGSTGYRNTEVSAALLDGPSPCATCACSTARSSTPPGDTPTTP is encoded by the coding sequence ATGACATTCAATTTGCAGGCCACTCGGGACGTGGTCGAAATCATCACCGGCGGATGGCGGGCACAGGCCCTCTACACCGCGGTCAAACTCGGACTACCAGATCATGTCGAGGCCGGCCGCACCACCCGCAGCGAACTGGCCGAATCAGCCGGGGTGAACGAAGAGGGCATTCAACGCCTGATGCGCCTCTTGGTGGCCATGGGCGTTTTCGAGGGCAACGGGTCGACCGGTTACCGGAACACCGAGGTGAGCGCGGCGCTGCTCGACGGCCCCAGTCCCTGCGCGACATGTGCCTGCTCTACGGCGAGGAGTTCTACTCCGCCTGGGGACACGCCCACCACGCCATAA
- a CDS encoding methyltransferase, with product MCLLYGEEFYSAWGHAHHAISTVSSGFEVAYGRPFYEYLGQDAATARRFQHTLNAASMFFHQVPEVFDFSGKTVVDVGGGGGQLLATILGAAPDARGTLFDREHMLPQAGEHLAAAVGLDRVELVGGDMFADVPKGGDVYILCRVLAGWDDEAVVKAFENCRRAFADSSSRLLLLDRFVDDEEPTVLPALWDLHLLMTTGGGHRTIDRITALLNRAGLEIERKAELPMEAVALIATPRD from the coding sequence ATGTGCCTGCTCTACGGCGAGGAGTTCTACTCCGCCTGGGGACACGCCCACCACGCCATAAGCACGGTCAGTTCGGGGTTCGAGGTCGCCTACGGCCGGCCGTTCTACGAATACCTCGGTCAGGACGCGGCCACCGCCCGACGATTCCAGCACACCTTGAACGCCGCGAGCATGTTCTTCCACCAGGTGCCCGAGGTCTTCGACTTCTCCGGCAAGACGGTCGTGGACGTGGGCGGAGGGGGCGGACAACTGCTCGCCACGATCCTCGGCGCCGCACCGGATGCCAGAGGCACGCTATTCGACCGCGAACACATGTTGCCCCAGGCGGGTGAGCACCTGGCCGCCGCTGTCGGACTCGACCGTGTCGAACTGGTCGGGGGCGACATGTTCGCCGACGTCCCGAAGGGCGGGGACGTCTACATCCTCTGCCGGGTTCTGGCCGGCTGGGACGACGAGGCGGTCGTCAAGGCCTTCGAGAACTGCCGCCGCGCCTTCGCCGACTCCTCTTCGCGACTCCTCCTCCTCGACCGCTTCGTCGACGATGAGGAGCCCACCGTGCTGCCCGCGCTGTGGGATCTGCACCTGCTGATGACCACGGGCGGCGGGCACCGCACCATTGACCGAATCACCGCACTGCTGAACCGGGCCGGCCTGGAGATCGAACGGAAAGCCGAGTTGCCCATGGAGGCGGTCGCTCTGATCGCGACGCCACGCGACTGA
- a CDS encoding ABC transporter ATP-binding protein produces MTAYADTAPGSTGLPISIHGLGKRFGDRDVLNDVSFTARPGRVTGYLGPNGTGKTTTIRILLALTAATTGSATFGGRSYRSIPRPGRTVGVLLENAGLHPGLTPTKQLRIAAAATGTPRSRIADVVDEVGLTEVANRKIKTFSQGMRQRLGLALALLPQPSTLILDEPASGLDPEGIIWMRGLLRDYAARGATVLVTSHVLAELERFADDVVVIGGGRILAHTALDRLPDGVDLETFYLSTLHTAGAATRQETQA; encoded by the coding sequence ATGACAGCGTACGCCGACACCGCGCCAGGTAGCACCGGTCTTCCCATCTCGATCCACGGCCTCGGCAAGAGGTTCGGCGACCGCGACGTCCTGAACGACGTCTCCTTCACCGCCCGGCCGGGACGAGTGACCGGATACCTGGGGCCGAACGGGACCGGTAAGACCACCACGATTCGTATCCTGCTCGCACTCACCGCCGCGACCACGGGCTCCGCCACCTTCGGCGGTCGCTCCTACCGGTCGATCCCACGCCCCGGCCGAACGGTCGGCGTACTGCTGGAGAACGCCGGTCTGCATCCGGGCCTGACCCCGACCAAGCAGCTCCGCATCGCCGCCGCCGCAACCGGCACTCCGAGGTCGAGGATCGCCGATGTGGTGGACGAGGTGGGGCTGACCGAGGTCGCGAACCGCAAGATCAAAACCTTCTCGCAGGGCATGCGTCAACGGCTCGGCCTCGCCCTGGCGCTGCTGCCCCAACCGAGCACGCTGATCCTGGACGAACCCGCCAGCGGCCTCGACCCCGAAGGCATTATCTGGATGCGCGGCCTGCTACGCGACTACGCCGCCCGGGGAGCCACGGTGCTGGTGACCAGTCACGTCCTGGCTGAACTGGAGCGGTTCGCCGACGACGTGGTCGTCATCGGCGGCGGACGCATCCTGGCCCACACCGCCCTCGACCGCCTGCCGGACGGCGTCGACCTCGAGACCTTCTACCTCTCCACGCTCCACACGGCCGGTGCCGCCACCAGGCAGGAGACCCAGGCATGA
- a CDS encoding sensor histidine kinase codes for MASSPSIGSVGASRQDAAAVLAVGGLGVMTGALYLWAIHTLITAAAAPGISALWTYAVFVVVNTLTAGLLWWHRRHPLVVFGGVLLVFVASSLMLGHAGNGGLTLPLWFSVYAVASYAPLRTALVTVSAGWVLSVAVKLGLAIGSGQQIALPAVGLVALDLGFFFVACFALGFGFRLQRQRARDAAERARLIEERSRALNAEAVARERNRLARDLHDLAAHEVMDVLLSIRALRMTSDDPILPEVEQKTARALDNMRTVVRTLREEDRDGPDRAPLQDAARDLIDTLVTEREITVDAHIRVPAHVGDAAASTTLSVLKEALLNADTHAPGRPVTVDLDADGGSVRLTVTNPTGNKDMGDHSPPAEQARPLGTGYGLIGAAERAGLLGGRFKAAPAPNGDWLVSLHLPSSARTDQALVTGETP; via the coding sequence ATGGCTTCGTCACCTTCCATCGGCAGCGTCGGCGCATCCCGGCAGGACGCCGCGGCTGTGCTGGCCGTCGGCGGTCTCGGAGTGATGACCGGCGCACTGTATCTATGGGCGATTCACACCCTCATCACCGCTGCGGCGGCGCCCGGTATCAGCGCCTTGTGGACGTACGCCGTCTTCGTCGTGGTGAACACGCTGACAGCCGGGCTTCTGTGGTGGCATCGCAGGCACCCATTGGTGGTGTTTGGCGGGGTGCTGCTGGTGTTCGTGGCCAGTTCTCTGATGCTTGGACACGCGGGCAACGGCGGGCTCACGCTGCCGTTATGGTTCAGCGTCTACGCGGTCGCCTCCTACGCGCCGCTGCGGACCGCTCTCGTCACCGTGTCCGCTGGATGGGTGCTCAGTGTTGCGGTCAAGCTGGGCCTCGCGATCGGTAGCGGTCAGCAGATCGCGTTGCCGGCGGTCGGGCTGGTCGCACTGGACCTCGGATTCTTCTTTGTCGCCTGCTTCGCGCTTGGTTTTGGTTTCCGCCTCCAACGACAGCGCGCCCGCGATGCCGCTGAGCGTGCCCGACTGATCGAGGAACGCTCACGGGCGCTGAACGCCGAGGCCGTCGCGAGGGAGCGCAACCGTCTCGCCCGCGACCTGCACGACCTCGCCGCGCACGAGGTCATGGACGTGCTGCTGTCCATTCGCGCGCTGCGGATGACCAGCGATGATCCGATCCTCCCCGAGGTCGAGCAGAAGACCGCCCGCGCCCTGGACAACATGCGTACCGTGGTCCGCACTCTCCGCGAGGAGGACCGCGACGGCCCGGATCGGGCGCCTCTGCAAGACGCGGCACGCGACCTCATCGACACGCTGGTCACCGAACGTGAAATCACCGTGGACGCTCACATCCGTGTCCCTGCCCACGTCGGGGACGCGGCCGCGTCGACCACGCTCAGTGTGCTGAAAGAAGCACTTCTCAACGCCGACACCCATGCGCCAGGGCGACCGGTCACGGTTGACCTCGACGCCGATGGTGGCAGCGTGCGGCTGACCGTCACGAACCCCACCGGAAACAAGGACATGGGGGATCATTCACCCCCTGCGGAACAAGCCCGGCCTCTGGGCACCGGCTACGGGCTGATCGGAGCGGCCGAGCGCGCCGGGCTCCTGGGTGGGCGCTTCAAGGCCGCTCCCGCCCCGAACGGTGACTGGCTG